A DNA window from Methanospirillum lacunae contains the following coding sequences:
- a CDS encoding ABC transporter substrate-binding protein — translation MEFRRLYVLFTVILLCILVTSVCAGTDSLKQSGSTHTITDMAGAEVTIPTSITKVVNLWPASNSVMLCMGAGDLLAGTMDITKQNYWSQLVYPNIVNVPTVSDNAEELMKINPDLIITPSKETAEKLRGLGLPAVYLYFSDYDSMKKAFTLLGDILGGDYVNKAKKWSDLVDSQTTTVKSSIGDISESDRPVVYYIQGQTNQGLYTTFAAKSIMNDWISIAGGEFASKKLELDKNGAVTPEAILSLNPDIIIIGGFAEHDLYNELMNSSEWKDIKAVKNNRVYINPNGLFPWERFGMESALQIPFAASVIHPDLFKVNLVDEVKKFYTDFVGIDLTDKQAQYMIDGYGPNGEEYKNTGSSHPHS, via the coding sequence ATGGAATTTAGACGATTATACGTACTATTTACAGTAATTCTGCTCTGCATTCTTGTTACAAGTGTATGTGCAGGGACGGATTCATTGAAACAATCGGGATCAACACATACAATAACTGATATGGCAGGGGCAGAAGTGACAATCCCTACCAGCATCACAAAAGTGGTGAATTTGTGGCCTGCTTCAAATTCAGTTATGCTATGTATGGGAGCTGGTGATCTGCTCGCGGGTACAATGGACATTACCAAGCAAAATTATTGGTCACAACTCGTGTATCCAAACATTGTGAATGTTCCAACTGTTTCAGATAATGCTGAAGAACTAATGAAGATAAATCCGGATCTCATAATTACTCCAAGCAAAGAAACAGCAGAGAAATTACGTGGTCTGGGACTTCCAGCGGTCTATCTGTATTTCAGCGATTACGACTCAATGAAAAAAGCGTTTACACTTCTTGGAGATATCCTCGGAGGAGATTATGTCAACAAAGCGAAAAAATGGAGTGATCTTGTAGACAGTCAGACTACCACTGTTAAATCATCTATTGGAGATATCTCTGAATCAGACCGCCCTGTTGTCTATTATATTCAAGGTCAGACAAACCAGGGATTGTATACAACATTTGCTGCTAAATCCATAATGAATGATTGGATAAGCATAGCAGGTGGAGAATTTGCTTCTAAAAAACTTGAACTTGATAAAAACGGTGCTGTAACTCCTGAAGCTATTCTTAGTTTAAATCCTGATATTATCATCATCGGAGGATTTGCAGAGCATGATCTTTACAATGAACTCATGAATTCTTCAGAATGGAAAGATATCAAGGCAGTAAAAAATAACAGAGTATATATCAATCCAAACGGGTTATTCCCATGGGAGCGGTTTGGTATGGAGAGTGCGTTACAGATCCCATTCGCTGCATCAGTGATTCATCCAGATTTGTTCAAAGTCAATCTTGTTGATGAAGTAAAAAAATTCTATACAGATTTTGTTGGTATTGATCTTACTGACAAACAGGCTCAATACATGATTGACGGGTATGGTCCAAATGGTGAGGAGTATAAGAACACAGGGTCAAGTCACCCACATTCTTAA
- a CDS encoding helix-turn-helix domain-containing protein, with protein sequence MPTLSVDILFKAAVQLFFTEEHAISLTFTDKGIRIRFPTTRRLAEYLNVPHYYILPYFAMMEEQELVTREERVGIHTTNEGSMKIIRIMKEDFFKESIHLLGPEIFEQICKQSEN encoded by the coding sequence ATGCCAACTCTTTCGGTTGATATTTTATTTAAGGCGGCTGTACAACTATTTTTTACTGAGGAACATGCTATCAGCCTGACCTTTACTGATAAGGGAATTCGGATCAGATTTCCAACGACAAGGAGGCTGGCAGAATATCTTAACGTCCCACATTATTACATTCTTCCCTATTTTGCAATGATGGAAGAGCAGGAACTGGTTACCCGTGAAGAACGGGTAGGTATCCACACGACCAATGAGGGGTCGATGAAGATAATCAGGATCATGAAAGAAGATTTTTTCAAAGAAAGCATCCATCTTCTTGGACCAGAAATATTTGAACAGATCTGTAAACAATCAGAAAACTGA
- a CDS encoding ABC transporter substrate-binding protein has translation MSGKFQVTRSSWLLTLLVCLICSIGIVTADTGTAAGSTQTVTDMTGNSVQIPATIDRVADFWNAHNEVVLMLGAGDKLVATTSLVHGMPLFNKVYPRIGTLPAPFDSTTKEVTVEDVINAKPDVAIFSDGMNKSAEKLTEVGIPSLVFYFTTFDDLKKCFLLTGTILGDGAKEKAEKYNDYLDTKLAEIKGVTSKIPEDKKLSVLHLNSLKPLQADGNKTLIDTWINVAGGTNAAGKDLSGNMKSVTIEQIQSWNPDVIIMMGTTKDKETVMNDPQWKDLKAVKDGHVYLNPKGVFYWDRYGAEEALQIQWAAKTLYPDLFKDLDIKDVLKKFYTEFFDYNLTDDDINSIMNPTE, from the coding sequence ATGAGTGGAAAATTTCAGGTAACCCGTTCAAGTTGGTTACTAACACTTCTAGTCTGCCTGATCTGTAGTATCGGAATAGTAACTGCAGATACAGGAACAGCAGCCGGATCTACACAAACAGTTACCGATATGACGGGCAACTCAGTTCAGATACCAGCCACAATCGACCGTGTCGCTGATTTCTGGAACGCACACAACGAAGTAGTTCTTATGCTCGGTGCCGGAGATAAACTCGTTGCTACAACGTCTCTCGTTCATGGTATGCCTCTCTTTAATAAAGTGTACCCAAGAATAGGAACCCTTCCTGCTCCGTTTGACTCAACCACTAAAGAAGTGACTGTTGAAGATGTAATTAATGCAAAACCCGATGTAGCAATCTTCTCTGATGGTATGAATAAGAGTGCAGAAAAACTCACGGAAGTCGGAATTCCTTCACTTGTATTCTACTTTACAACATTTGATGATTTGAAGAAATGCTTCCTCCTCACTGGAACTATCCTTGGTGATGGTGCTAAAGAGAAAGCTGAAAAATACAACGATTATCTGGACACAAAATTAGCGGAGATTAAAGGAGTCACTTCAAAGATACCTGAAGACAAAAAATTAAGCGTTCTCCACCTTAACAGTCTGAAACCATTACAGGCTGATGGAAATAAGACTCTTATTGACACCTGGATTAACGTTGCTGGTGGAACCAACGCTGCAGGGAAAGATCTTTCCGGAAACATGAAATCTGTGACAATTGAGCAGATACAATCATGGAATCCAGATGTAATCATCATGATGGGAACGACAAAGGATAAAGAAACAGTCATGAATGATCCACAGTGGAAAGATCTCAAGGCAGTAAAGGATGGTCACGTCTATCTCAATCCAAAGGGTGTATTCTACTGGGATCGCTATGGTGCAGAAGAAGCTCTTCAGATTCAGTGGGCAGCAAAGACATTGTACCCTGATCTCTTCAAGGACCTCGATATCAAGGATGTACTCAAGAAGTTCTACACAGAGTTCTTTGATTACAACCTGACCGATGATGATATTAATTCCATCATGAACCCAACAGAGTAA
- a CDS encoding MarC family protein: protein MNSDIGYLVGAVGTFFAILDPFGNLPFFIAYTKNIDHSTRKKTALTLSTFIFFAMAFFLFSGQAVLNFFAISIPAFQIAGGIILFGVGLSMMSGTHTTTMNQIIGDTGTGGSITNTESILPKIIIPLGIPLYVGPGSIAAAVLFGSNAPSSIAFLGGLLIIFSIVLIITILNLSSDLLVQLLGRQGVEILVRLMGLILSAIAVQLTLEGITGAIIHTIIPAINGI, encoded by the coding sequence ATGAATTCAGATATCGGGTACCTGGTAGGAGCAGTTGGAACCTTCTTTGCTATCCTTGATCCTTTCGGCAATCTTCCTTTTTTTATTGCATATACCAAAAACATTGATCATTCTACTAGGAAGAAAACCGCCCTTACATTATCAACGTTCATTTTTTTCGCCATGGCATTCTTTCTCTTTTCAGGACAAGCGGTTCTGAATTTCTTTGCTATTTCAATACCCGCGTTTCAAATTGCTGGGGGAATTATTCTCTTCGGAGTAGGTTTATCGATGATGAGTGGAACCCACACCACCACCATGAACCAGATTATTGGCGATACAGGAACTGGAGGTTCAATCACAAATACCGAATCCATACTTCCAAAAATAATAATCCCACTTGGGATCCCACTTTATGTAGGACCTGGATCAATTGCTGCTGCAGTTCTTTTTGGCAGTAATGCACCCTCATCAATAGCATTTCTCGGTGGATTACTGATTATATTCAGTATTGTTCTGATTATCACTATTCTCAACCTCAGTTCAGATCTGCTAGTCCAGCTCCTTGGAAGGCAGGGAGTTGAGATATTAGTCAGATTGATGGGATTAATTCTGTCAGCAATCGCAGTGCAATTAACACTGGAAGGGATTACGGGAGCGATTATTCATACCATTATTCCTGCTATAAACGGAATATAA
- a CDS encoding amino acid kinase family protein, whose translation MHERHDIPNKLQGETLVRKQLFEKYKERPLVRILPELNVVKIGGHGIIDYGRDVVLPLVEELGSLSEHHQMLVITGGGVRVRHMMDIGLDLGMPTGVLAELTSKISEQNALMMATLLSPWQAKRIHTTDLLELPTLLAMGALPVTHGTPPYGLYEHPSERSNGGIPPHRTDTGAFLAAEVLGAKRCILAKNVDGLYDKHPLKYPDAELIPEITASELIEMDMEDLVLERKLLEIMLESRSIPCIQIVNGHKKGMITRAIIGENVGTIIWAR comes from the coding sequence ATGCACGAGAGACATGACATTCCAAACAAACTCCAGGGCGAGACTCTGGTCAGAAAACAACTATTTGAGAAGTATAAAGAACGTCCTCTGGTCAGAATCCTTCCTGAGCTGAATGTAGTTAAGATAGGCGGGCATGGTATTATCGATTACGGTCGTGATGTGGTCCTGCCTCTTGTCGAAGAACTGGGTTCTCTTTCTGAACACCATCAGATGCTTGTTATCACCGGTGGGGGAGTAAGAGTTCGACATATGATGGACATCGGACTTGACCTTGGGATGCCAACTGGTGTTCTAGCTGAACTAACCAGCAAGATATCAGAACAGAACGCTCTCATGATGGCAACACTTCTTTCACCATGGCAGGCCAAACGAATTCACACAACTGATCTTTTAGAACTACCAACACTTCTCGCAATGGGGGCACTCCCTGTAACTCATGGTACACCGCCATATGGTCTATATGAACACCCATCTGAACGCTCAAATGGTGGTATCCCCCCACATAGGACTGATACTGGTGCATTCCTGGCAGCTGAAGTGCTCGGAGCCAAGCGCTGTATTCTCGCTAAAAATGTTGACGGTCTGTATGACAAACATCCACTTAAATATCCGGATGCGGAACTGATTCCAGAGATTACTGCAAGTGAACTAATCGAGATGGATATGGAAGATCTCGTTCTTGAGCGGAAACTCCTTGAGATTATGCTTGAGTCACGTAGCATTCCATGTATACAGATCGTTAATGGGCACAAAAAAGGGATGATAACCCGGGCAATTATCGGTGAGAATGTAGGGACCATTATCTGGGCCAGATAG
- a CDS encoding class I SAM-dependent methyltransferase gives MRSLINWDELRNLTRPSIFSKMSDEEQKNLWNNEADYYNHLINMEHQGTLNALRCVPILPTDSVLDVGCGPGRITSQLAKLQGK, from the coding sequence ATGAGATCACTCATTAACTGGGATGAACTCAGGAATTTAACCCGTCCATCGATTTTTTCAAAAATGAGTGATGAAGAACAGAAAAATCTGTGGAATAATGAGGCTGATTATTATAATCACCTTATAAATATGGAACATCAAGGCACTCTTAATGCCCTGCGGTGTGTCCCTATTTTACCAACAGATTCTGTTCTGGATGTAGGCTGTGGGCCTGGACGCATTACTTCACAATTAGCAAAATTGCAGGGGAAGTAA